Proteins encoded together in one Microbacterium oxydans window:
- a CDS encoding CYTH domain-containing protein: protein MTEPSRTVEVERKYDAESETPLPRWDALPGVDTVSTGEVRALDARYFDTADGALSRAGVALRRRTGGPDEGWHVKGPRQGDGRLELGWPLTEGDELPAAVAETVSEWTTAPLTPLARIENDRTAYLLTGPDGVVAEFVDDRVRATDVRQGVQREWREWEMELGPAAPADDEGRAAFFDAVERAVQAAGGHESASGSKLARALGF from the coding sequence ATGACTGAGCCCTCCCGCACCGTCGAGGTCGAGCGCAAGTACGACGCGGAGTCCGAGACTCCGCTGCCGCGGTGGGACGCCCTCCCCGGCGTCGACACCGTGAGCACGGGCGAGGTCCGGGCGCTGGACGCCCGGTACTTCGACACCGCCGACGGTGCGCTCTCCCGCGCCGGCGTGGCGCTGCGTCGCCGGACCGGCGGTCCCGATGAGGGCTGGCACGTGAAGGGGCCGCGGCAGGGGGACGGCCGGCTGGAACTCGGCTGGCCGCTCACCGAGGGCGATGAGCTCCCGGCCGCCGTCGCCGAGACCGTGTCCGAATGGACGACCGCGCCGCTCACCCCGCTCGCCCGGATCGAGAACGACCGCACCGCGTACCTGCTCACCGGACCCGACGGGGTCGTGGCGGAATTCGTCGACGACCGGGTGCGGGCCACCGACGTGCGCCAGGGCGTGCAGCGCGAATGGCGGGAGTGGGAGATGGAGCTCGGTCCTGCCGCCCCGGCCGACGATGAGGGACGCGCCGCCTTCTTCGATGCGGTGGAGCGGGCCGTGCAGGCTGCCGGAGGGCACGAATCGGCATCCGGTTCCAAGCTCGCCCGCGCTCTGGGGTTCTAG
- a CDS encoding response regulator: MALARLHGGPLDGQIIPLGDADDKLIVPYSETQVVYNRRGGPQNTGPSDGPTEVDYWFEESLEDLTLDDD, from the coding sequence ATGGCACTCGCGCGACTTCACGGCGGCCCGCTGGACGGGCAGATCATCCCCCTCGGCGACGCGGACGACAAGCTGATCGTCCCCTACAGCGAGACGCAGGTGGTGTACAACCGCCGCGGCGGACCGCAGAACACCGGTCCGTCCGACGGTCCCACCGAGGTCGACTACTGGTTCGAGGAGTCGCTCGAGGACCTCACGCTCGACGATGACTGA